In the genome of Rhopalosiphum padi isolate XX-2018 chromosome 1, ASM2088224v1, whole genome shotgun sequence, the window GTATTTATTAACAAAGAAAAAGATATGAGACGGTATTTGTATCAcggtgatatttttttaacgtacaagtaatacaaataaatatatgctacatttataataattaataacttctaTAGTGAATACAGAATAGTGATTGTAGATGTtaactgttaaatattaaaattcgggGTATTTAACTAacgtgttataaataaataacaatttttttttatttatactaaattaggtacctatagtaaattattatttagatataatgaatattttatttaaattaaaacttttataggCATCTAAATGTctaataggtacaatttttttattcgtactTCGATCAAAGGgagattttaatgatttatacaatcaattaacaaatttaaagtaatatacctaaccttaattgtttcatttaaataaatgataacactaatttgtatttcaatttGTGAATCTATTTTTAAGTGTCAATGAAAAGCAATCTGtattttttaacatgtttaGGAAATATTAACTgtcataaaacaattttttttacgattctatataactatattaagacttctaaattatataatacaataaatattacttatttttatgatttaagatCGGTTTATGGATCCACTAATCCGTATGCTCATATAATATCCATGTTATTAAACAGGAAGGCAacaataaatgtaggtattaaaCAAGATGTTGAAAAGATTCCGATTTATTTAACATTGAAcgaagtaagtataataaaatattatttagcagATTTTGCATAGTTTTAGTTTCCGAGCGGAGCGATATATTGTAGACGAGTGGGTCACTATAATAGAcgtgttaattttaattcaataaaatattcggTGTGTCAGAATGCGGCTTGAATTCAGGTAGACCTATATGCTACTAGCTACTATCCCcgttttttaatttcacaatatTACTGTGTTGAAAAAATTCCTGAAAAAATTATCTCAAGAATTAAAACATACATAGTTTTGTATGAATCCaacattatatgataatatatactatataggtaccttattTGGTAAACAGTTCACACCCGTtccttatttttagtttaaaaaaaaaggtattatatttcattatttcaagaTGAAAATAGTGGTTCTATGACAATGATCCAGATGACCAAGATTACAATTACTCTTTATTTAGGTACCAATTGGCAACTACCAATGTCaaatttaaatcgatattaaattaattactatgtaataatactgaaaaaattatatgtactacgcaatattaatttatttttcttatatacttttatgttaTGGTTTTGACTTCATTGTATCTAATTCATAATAACATTTACTATatctacgtatatataataatatattttttttaaacttttcacaaagttttcattatttgtagtttgtacaggcacatgttttaataatttaatgaattcagtagattaaaatatagataattatttcttAGGTGATATTTTAGGGTATTTATTTTAGCCATTTtagattcttattttattaatgtgcttattgtaatataatatgcactacaTATCATTGTAAGCCAtccaatcatataaaaatatttaagttttaatcttcgtaattaagataattttaataatattattaaattaattttatagatattttatggagcattaaaaaaaattaatattcctaAAAGTGATGGAACACAGTGTATGACTAATTTAAGAATACCTAGAGGCTTACCGATTAACAGTGAAATTGTTCATGACTTAACAGATGGAAGAACCGTAAGTAAGTGGATTGAGTAACGATGTATTATACCTGAATTTCTGTAGTTGaactaagtaaatattaaactattaactaatataagttgtataactataataattaatatgtatactactatactaggtataaattgtttaatattattatacagaaacaGAACATAGAATACTTTcaaataatcttttaaaaataatacatttaagtactgattaaataattataatatgatatttatttattggcgTGTAcgcaaacttataaattatttcataactattttataaaccaCTTACTATGATTTGTATAGCCTTTTTTTCTGGGTATGGCCTTATgcttatctatattaaaaagaaaagtataagactcaaaattaaataatttttgatttactgATATTATTCAACTTCGTATTTTACTTATTGGGTATactatttctaattatattacataaacaataatgcttaatctttttaaatgagtaaataaataaataaacttattaaaataataaatgaaaagagcagggaaagtaatttaaattgtaacaagttacaagttacaaatcgttaccataaaaaaaagtatataaaatctaAAGACAATTTGAGATGCACGCGTCTTTAACGGATATTGTatttgaaacattaaaaaatggtcaTTTTGATAGGTAcacagtttaaaattttaaagtttcctGTGTTTCCTATATGACATTTAAGTAAAGAATTCAATGTCCAAGAAATGATTCATATAACTAGCTGCTAATTATCTTAGAATAATTAATCATCCGTgagataaatttcaatataatttaataatatgtcaatgttGAATTGTGGtgaaatattatagtaggtaggtattatattctAGGTATGTTGATATTGTAGGTATTTGTTGTTGCCTGGCGGTTAAGTTTAGAATTAAGTACTAAgtacctataagttataacaactCAGTATACTCACTAAGAAATTGTTAAATtctgtcattattatttattattacatgtttAACATTAtaggttaaaaattataataaatatatcaaaatacataaaaacaaattttgccaattataattaatattaaatttaaacatgatttttaaaaaataaataaaaataatagtttatgtaaataacgttaattagttaaatgatcaaataatatttttaaagtaggtacctTGGTATCCATATAAATTTATGAAGATTTAGTACTTAGTACTCAATATCATTTAAGacagttttttttacaattacctTTTTTAAATTCACCAATGAAATAAAAAGACAGATATTaacgatattgtaataataaacgaaaaatattcGTATCTAGGGTatctatactttaattttaataaaatacaccaTACTTCTGTTCATTTAAATTGCatagataaataacaataataatatcatagatggtaatgtataatatttatgtctcATAAATACGGTACGATGTAGTTTTCAATAAATAGGGCATGTTTCTAAAATGTTTCcacaataggtaataattaaaaaaaaaatacttaggtaAAAGATAAAATCGAATAGAAAATGCatgcctaataaaaaaaaatttgagtctaataatattttatatactgtttATGCTTGGTTTTGtatgaataaatgaaaattgaatttatcaaaACCAAAATTTATTCGTTTTGAATTTCATTGatccaatatttttataaatagtaatttaatagttcatttgttaaattgtatatcaAATGGTAATTTGACCTGTAGTCTCAATTGTCTTaatcttgaaaatgtattagaaattaaatatatattggatTAATTCTTGATTATAGGCTAAAACGGGATAggcatattaattttgttaataatagttTACGTAAATTCTTCTACATATTCAAAGAAACtagataaatacttaataattattataaaagaattatctatttatccctaatacaattttttttcttatggtCTATCAATTTGGGTAGGAACCTGTAATATCCATTTATCCAGATTAAATGTTActataaattttgttataaaatattgattaaatttaccATACCAGTCTATcactatgataatatatgatgCACTTAATGTAAAAAACTTTTaactaattcataattattcttttctgatagatttatataaacataaacatttagtattaaaatttaatcataatcataGATTATGCTAggtttaaagtgtttaaacgaaatattaatatatgcttACCAAATTGTACTAAAATGTTTGGTGATTGGTCGACATTGTACATTTTACATTGGATTACATTTATGTGTttcattgaatattaatttaaataattttaagaatttaaccactttcaaaaatttttatcaaaaaattaaattttagattgtatttaatttcagtTAGGTACTATCTACGAGTATCTCATATCTATCGCTTATTgtctatatctattttatttattggccttatattattagattttgtcCCCTATTTGATgctccattatattatttttgtatagtctAAATAAgtctctttatatttttttgtaatttttatttttaattataatttgttatgcttatacttatattaattcaCATTTCTTTTTTCCTTTTAAGAATCTGCTTCTTTAGCATAAGCTTTGCTTTTTGTGGtgcttcaatattattaatttatagatttatatataatgttttgctataatatgtaaaaatacattattattgttgcaaataaataaatataataattatttaaaaaaaaactcaatcctgtatcaattttttatctatttcatACAGCTACTATTCTTTAAAAGTCAAAACATTTAGTTTTTCCTATAGttctaaatattgtataatatcatcattgtacaatcaattacaatttttttgtcaGTTTTTATCACCAATGATTTACCACATAAACATTATGTAAGGAGAGGACAAGATTTGATAAGCACATACACTGTAACTATCGAAGAAATGATGTTTGGTGTTCAATTCATAGTACACACGTTAGATAACAAACAATTAAGAGTGAATATCACACAAGTGATAACGTacgtacctatctataatattttttttttaagtcttggctttaaatatttttatgtttgtaaaaaaaataaattatatcattttaattttaatttctttagtattttattatgaggTGCGTAgtttatttaagtacctactaaagAAAATATCATTGGAccgttattgatatttaattagtaGGTTTACtgtccatataatttatttaatatttataataatattgttgatactataaattgttttattaccaataatattttttaattttaatatatatcaatatatcattattacctattgttattattttagtactacctaacatttttaattcttatcaagcaatttaaaaaaaaaaccggcaaagaaaaaaatgttgtttattaatatatgaccagaatttaaaaaaagggaATTAAAAAGCcaatttttaagctattaaattttatcaaaatatcaaacgttactgaaaaatatttaaaaaattcaaaaaatatgtccttgttattgttattatatacctaataaaaaatttaaataacattaataaattaagaatataaaatttactttaaaataaataataatgtacctattaaaatatatttactttactatttaattataaataataaaattaaaaaatatgtagaatttttAGAagtagaatttataaattatgaaaaaaaaatttatgtcaaactcaaacaaataattataaaattataaaaatacttataaataaatgccCTATTATAGctttcagtaataataattgtaatacttaCGTACGAACTACGAACGATAGAATTTGTTCTTGTCAATTAGGTACTAAAATGAAATTCAAGTTAActgacttatttaaaaaatgtttatgacaGTCTCGTGAGTTggcatacaattttatttttgataataattatagtttgtaaaatcatgtttaaatacataactaatattatttacctaactgtttttattttaccaattgTGACGAAGGACGAATTTACATTGTCTAATGTTACGTGCAATAGAATTTATAGAATGAAAACTTATATACATAacacctattattattgttaaattttaattataaaatgtattaatcatcATTGAAATTGccatttattaagattgttattattatttttgttaacaataaacaaaataatacataaagtatatgtGACAAAAACTAATGTAATTGTTACACTTATTTATAGACCATTATATCGAAAGATAATACGAGGTGAAGGAATGCCAGCCTACAGAGAAAATTGTGACAAGAGGGGTGACATCgtactacaatttaaaattcagaTACCACGCGATCcctgtgtaataaaaaaaatgatttgcaaGACCCCTTCGGAAACTGAAGATTTTAGAAGtttgagaaaataaataattatttatggaaCAAATAtggtgtagtataatatattacatttataaaatatttcagatttttctttatatattttgtagcaaataaattcttattattcattaaaaattt includes:
- the LOC132931791 gene encoding dnaJ homolog subfamily B member 13-like; this encodes MDIDYYSVLGLKRTSSSFDILNAFREIIHKYGMEKLNEDQTICRLIAFEAFDVLSDAFWREMHDQFGVQAIKLGVFINKEKDMRRYLYHGDIFLTYKSVYGSTNPYAHIISMLLNRKATINVGIKQDVEKIPIYLTLNEIFYGALKKINIPKSDGTQCMTNLRIPRGLPINSEIVHDLTDGRTVIFITNDLPHKHYVRRGQDLISTYTVTIEEMMFGVQFIVHTLDNKQLRVNITQVITPLYRKIIRGEGMPAYRENCDKRGDIVLQFKIQIPRDPCVIKKMICKTPSETEDFRSLRK